From Ictalurus punctatus breed USDA103 chromosome 2, Coco_2.0, whole genome shotgun sequence:
CTCAACATTCTGGTTAACAATATAACATTATACTTTGCATTGTGTTATATACTGCACTGTCAGACAGAAGAATTTTTACCTGCTGATCACACAGATGAAATTCAACATTCTCACTAGAACTCAAAATCGTTATTTTGTGCCAAATAAATCAGATAACGTTAAAATCCACTGGAGGCATTTCAGTCACATTAGCACTGTATTTATCCATGAAAGCATCTATTGTGAGACCGCTCACAGTGTTCACCTAAGAGTTGactcaaagagtcgactcatacccaaacgacacatcactaacaCACAACCTTGATAGTCACATGGGCAGAACTGCTGAGCTCCCATGGCCATGTCTGAGGTGGAGCATACCTGTTTAATATTGTTTGCTTATCCTCAGCAGTCTTGTTGATCTACTTCTTCATTTATCTCAttagcttttttgttttcttgtttgctTTCTTGCTGTTTACATTACAGGCAAATCACATGACGTATGATTGAACTGTTTTAGATGTGAGACATTCATCAGCATTTGTCATAGTCATGAGAAAGTATAAACAAGAGGATaactatgacatgaaataaGAGACTGTTACATGTGTCACATGTCATGTCAACAGGCAATCTGATTGGTCCATCATGTGGACGTGGGCACTACTTCCTGTTATCCTGGCAGTGTTTGGCACTCTAGGCATTTGGACTGTGTATGTATCTGTTTTctgcttctctcttttttccattACTATGAATGTAGTGCACTCTGTTTTTATCACTTCCTGACTGTGGGTTTGTGTTTTACACGCCAGGTTTGGTTTAGCTGTGTCTAATGAGACCGTGAATCTGACAGTCGAGTTCCCATACATCAGGTGTGCGTATTGATTATTATTTGATATAAGCCAAGTCAAGTCTTCTAGAAGTTTAGTAAATGGTAATGTgactgttattatttttctcaGCACATGCGGCACATATAACCCTCAGAGCTGTCTCTTCTCCCAGATATGCAACATCTGTTCTGTGCTAGGTGAGTGCtcctctctcttactctctgtctttctcactatctctcacccactttcattcattcattcattcattcattctctctctctctttcactctgtttctctctctctttctttcactttctttctttctctctctctctctctctctctctctctctctctctctctctctctctctctctctctgtagctcTGTGGATTGTGATTATAAGGTTCCAGCAGGTGAGGGATTTGAACTGTGCATCACGTGTGAACACAGCCAGTCTGGTTCTGGGGTTCATTTCATCTATAGGAATCTCCATCCTGGGAAACTTTCAGGTATAACCCACCAGCCCACTTGTTTGCTTAAAACCCACCGACCCACTTGTTTGCTTAAAAGTTTGCTTTTCACTTTCTTAGCAAACAGTGGTGATGGGCGCTCACTTGTTGGGCGCGTTCCTGGCATTTTTTG
This genomic window contains:
- the tmem150b gene encoding modulator of macroautophagy TMEM150B, whose translation is MWTWALLPVILAVFGTLGIWTVFGLAVSNETVNLTVEFPYISTCGTYNPQSCLFSQICNICSVLALWIVIIRFQQVRDLNCASRVNTASLVLGFISSIGISILGNFQQTVVMGAHLLGAFLAFFVGLAYFWLQVWLTYRAKPSQDKKWAGPARILCCSLCTCLVFAMSVLHNTGYRSAAAMCEWALVMCFFMLFGIFSAEFRHIDFHELHVQNEKLSTSSLE